A region from the Marinobacter sp. SS13-12 genome encodes:
- the mqo gene encoding malate dehydrogenase (quinone) gives MAVRQADVVLVGGGVMSATLGMMLRQLDPSLDIVMVERLDHVAHESTDGWNNAGTGHAGYCELNYTPETEDGDVTIDRALQINASFEVSLQFWSHMVEQGILPEPKSFINRTPHQSFVWGEDGVKFLKRRYEKLSAHHLFREMEYTESPRDLEEWMPLVVNNRDPMQRVAATRIKHGSDVDFGSLTRSMVKFLESTPNFELMLSSPVHYLAKRDNGRWKVRVKNQKTGEQTKLEAGFVFLGAGGGALPMLQKSDIDESKGYGGFPVSGQWLVCQKPEIVEQHNSKVYGKAPIGAPPMSVPHLDTRIINGEPALLFGPFAGFTTRFLKKGSVFDLFGSVSPTNLRPMLSVSRTNMDLTRYLIGEVFQSHSDRVASLRNYFPDAQEEDWRLQDAGQRVQIIKKSADGGGKLEFGTEIVAAKDGTLAALLGASPGASTAAHAMIDVIERCFPERIKTPEWQERMKVMVPSYGQSLVDDEQLLNRVRERTLSTLKLG, from the coding sequence ATGGCCGTTAGACAGGCAGATGTAGTGCTGGTCGGCGGGGGCGTCATGAGCGCTACCCTCGGCATGATGCTCAGGCAGCTTGATCCTTCCCTGGACATCGTCATGGTGGAGCGTCTCGATCACGTGGCCCATGAAAGCACCGACGGATGGAACAACGCGGGTACCGGGCATGCCGGTTATTGTGAACTCAATTACACTCCGGAAACCGAAGACGGCGACGTCACGATCGACCGCGCACTGCAAATCAACGCTTCGTTCGAAGTCTCGCTGCAATTCTGGTCACATATGGTCGAGCAGGGCATATTGCCGGAGCCCAAATCCTTCATCAACCGCACACCACACCAAAGCTTTGTCTGGGGCGAAGACGGGGTGAAGTTCCTCAAGCGTCGTTACGAAAAACTCAGCGCCCACCACCTGTTCCGCGAAATGGAATACACCGAATCCCCTCGGGATCTGGAAGAGTGGATGCCGCTGGTGGTGAACAACCGTGACCCGATGCAGCGGGTGGCTGCCACAAGGATCAAGCATGGTTCGGATGTGGACTTCGGCTCACTGACCCGCAGCATGGTGAAATTCCTCGAATCCACGCCGAACTTCGAGCTGATGCTCAGTAGCCCGGTTCACTACCTTGCCAAGCGCGACAACGGCCGCTGGAAGGTAAGGGTCAAGAACCAGAAAACCGGCGAGCAGACCAAGCTTGAGGCCGGGTTCGTCTTCCTGGGTGCCGGCGGCGGAGCGCTGCCGATGCTGCAGAAGTCCGACATCGACGAATCGAAAGGCTATGGCGGCTTCCCGGTCAGCGGTCAGTGGCTGGTTTGCCAGAAGCCGGAAATTGTCGAGCAACACAATTCCAAGGTGTATGGCAAGGCGCCGATCGGCGCTCCTCCAATGTCTGTACCGCATCTGGATACCCGCATCATCAACGGTGAGCCGGCCCTGCTGTTTGGCCCCTTCGCCGGCTTTACCACACGCTTTCTCAAGAAAGGCTCGGTGTTCGACCTGTTCGGCTCGGTCAGTCCCACCAACCTTCGGCCCATGCTGTCCGTCAGCCGCACCAATATGGACCTGACGCGTTACCTGATTGGTGAAGTCTTCCAGTCACACAGTGACCGCGTGGCCTCCCTGCGCAACTACTTCCCGGATGCACAGGAGGAAGACTGGCGTCTGCAGGATGCCGGTCAGCGGGTGCAGATCATCAAGAAGTCCGCGGATGGCGGCGGCAAACTGGAGTTCGGTACCGAGATTGTAGCGGCGAAGGACGGCACTCTTGCAGCCTTGCTGGGTGCTTCTCCGGGGGCATCGACGGCAGCCCATGCCATGATCGATGTGATCGAACGCTGCTTCCCCGAACGCATAAAGACACCGGAATGGCAGGAACGCATGAAAGTGATGGTGCCTTCCTACGGCCAATCGCTGGTCGATGATGAACAATTGCTCAACAGAGTGCGGGAACGAACCCTCTCAACCCTGAAATTGGGGTGA
- a CDS encoding acetolactate synthase large subunit, protein MTAQANELRNGAELFVHALENEGVRYIFAVPGEENLDLLEALRESSIELILNRHEQAAGFMAATYGRLTGRVGVCLSTLGPGATNLVTAAAYAQLGGMPMMMISGQKPIKSSKQGLFQILDVVDLMRPLTKYTRQISNANTIPAKVREAFRLASEERPGAVHLELPEDIASEMAEADTHIFQPSDARRPTASTKSLDTACEMIRQARHPLIMIGAGANRKRVSQALIHLVNVTGIPFFTTQMGKGVVDERHPGYLGNAALSAGDFVHCAIDHADLVINVGHDVVEKPPFFMKPGGKQVIHVNFSAADVDPVYFPQHEVVGDIANSVEYLAERCGQCSSHDFSRFMEVKASVDSHLAEKIEDGRFPVIPQRIVHDVRQVMPEDGIIALDNGMYKLWFARNYPAYDNNTVLLDNALASMGAGLPSAMMAAMLYPHLKVMAVCGDGGFMMNSQELETAVRLKLNLVILIINDNAYGMIKWKQAQEGFTNFGLDYNNPDFVKYADAYGATGHHISKTEDLQPTLKQALTAGGVHLIDVPVDYSENRRVFDEELVKLTCNL, encoded by the coding sequence ATGACCGCACAGGCCAATGAACTTCGGAACGGTGCTGAACTGTTCGTCCATGCCCTGGAGAATGAAGGGGTTCGCTATATCTTTGCGGTACCGGGTGAGGAAAACCTGGATCTTCTGGAAGCTCTGCGTGAGTCCAGCATCGAGTTGATTCTCAACCGTCATGAGCAGGCGGCAGGCTTCATGGCTGCCACCTACGGGCGGCTCACTGGCCGGGTGGGTGTTTGCCTGTCCACCCTCGGCCCCGGTGCCACCAACCTGGTAACCGCCGCTGCCTACGCCCAGCTTGGCGGTATGCCGATGATGATGATTTCCGGGCAAAAACCCATCAAGTCTTCCAAACAGGGCCTGTTCCAGATTCTGGATGTGGTGGACCTGATGCGCCCGCTTACCAAATACACCCGCCAGATCAGCAATGCCAACACCATTCCCGCCAAGGTGCGGGAGGCTTTTCGTCTGGCCTCGGAAGAGCGCCCCGGTGCGGTTCACCTGGAGTTGCCTGAGGACATCGCTTCGGAAATGGCCGAGGCCGATACCCATATCTTCCAGCCCAGTGATGCCCGCCGCCCTACCGCCAGCACAAAAAGCCTTGATACCGCCTGCGAGATGATCCGTCAGGCCAGGCACCCACTGATCATGATCGGCGCTGGCGCCAACCGCAAACGGGTATCCCAGGCGCTGATCCATCTGGTGAATGTAACCGGCATTCCGTTCTTTACCACCCAGATGGGCAAGGGCGTGGTGGACGAGCGTCATCCCGGATATCTGGGCAATGCTGCACTCTCTGCCGGCGACTTCGTGCACTGCGCCATCGACCATGCCGACCTGGTGATCAACGTGGGGCACGATGTGGTCGAGAAGCCGCCGTTCTTCATGAAGCCCGGTGGCAAGCAGGTTATCCACGTGAATTTCAGCGCCGCAGACGTGGACCCGGTGTATTTCCCGCAGCACGAAGTGGTGGGGGACATCGCCAACAGCGTGGAATACCTGGCGGAACGCTGTGGCCAGTGCTCGTCCCACGATTTCAGCCGGTTTATGGAAGTGAAGGCCTCGGTAGACAGCCATCTGGCCGAGAAAATCGAAGACGGCCGCTTCCCCGTCATCCCCCAGCGCATCGTCCACGATGTACGCCAGGTGATGCCGGAAGACGGCATCATTGCGCTGGACAACGGCATGTACAAACTCTGGTTCGCCCGCAACTACCCGGCCTATGACAATAACACCGTGCTGCTGGACAACGCCCTCGCCTCCATGGGCGCCGGCCTGCCCAGTGCGATGATGGCGGCCATGCTGTATCCGCACCTGAAGGTGATGGCGGTGTGTGGTGACGGCGGCTTCATGATGAACAGCCAGGAGCTGGAAACCGCCGTGCGGCTGAAACTCAACCTGGTCATCCTGATTATCAACGACAACGCCTACGGTATGATCAAGTGGAAACAGGCCCAGGAAGGCTTCACGAACTTCGGGCTTGATTACAACAATCCGGACTTTGTGAAGTATGCCGACGCCTACGGCGCCACCGGCCACCACATCAGCAAGACGGAAGACCTGCAACCCACCCTGAAGCAGGCGCTGACCGCAGGCGGTGTGCACCTGATTGACGTGCCCGTGGACTACAGTGAAAACCGCCGGGTGTTTGATGAAGAATTGGTAAAACTGACCTGCAACCTGTAG
- the msrB gene encoding peptide-methionine (R)-S-oxide reductase MsrB, whose translation MSVSAAGYDLTPLTPEQVNEKAAGLSEEERRVLLDHGTERPFCGTLLDNKNPGVYYCRLCELPLFSSDSKFDSGTGWPSFFQPFDTDHIRYLEDSSMGMTRTEIRCPRCDSHLGHVFPDGPPPTGQRYCLNSVAMVFRENQD comes from the coding sequence ATGAGCGTTTCTGCTGCAGGTTACGACCTGACACCGCTGACACCGGAACAGGTTAATGAGAAGGCCGCGGGCCTGTCCGAAGAAGAGCGCCGGGTGTTGCTGGACCACGGCACAGAAAGGCCCTTTTGTGGCACATTGCTGGATAACAAGAACCCGGGCGTCTATTACTGCCGGCTGTGCGAGCTGCCTCTGTTCAGCTCGGATTCCAAGTTTGATTCGGGCACTGGCTGGCCCAGCTTCTTCCAGCCCTTCGACACCGATCACATACGTTACCTTGAAGACAGCAGCATGGGCATGACCCGCACGGAAATCCGCTGCCCGCGTTGCGACAGTCATCTGGGGCACGTGTTTCCCGATGGCCCACCGCCCACCGGGCAGCGTTACTGCCTGAACTCGGTGGCGATGGTGTTTCGGGAAAATCAGGACTAG
- a CDS encoding metallophosphoesterase, translating into MTARAHTPENQDELLEYRLSLRLGPVHARQRLGIEQEAESKVFGPDRHSFHLENITSAPRFISTCLKLAGLFRRGQANSRRLDTVHNSFHINGLPAAFEGYRILQLTDLHVDMDEANLQAVINRIQPLEYDLCVLTGDYRRLTWGPIEDAMAGMAKLRGAIRGKAYAVLGNHDSVRMVPGLEDMGYHLLMNEHAVLQRGDEKLYLAGVDDAHFYKVHNLHKAGDEIPAGGISLLLSHTPEIWREAAHAGYDVFLCGHTHGGQICLPGGFPVTLDSDCPRELGRGYWRRNGMQGYTSPGTGTSVVNVRLNCPPEVTLHTLTGGPG; encoded by the coding sequence ATGACTGCCCGGGCCCATACACCAGAAAATCAGGATGAACTGCTGGAGTATCGTCTCAGCCTCCGGCTTGGCCCGGTCCATGCGCGACAACGCCTTGGCATTGAACAGGAAGCAGAGTCAAAGGTGTTCGGGCCGGACCGGCACTCGTTCCACCTCGAGAATATCACCTCCGCGCCGCGATTTATCAGCACCTGCCTGAAACTGGCGGGGCTGTTCCGGCGGGGACAGGCCAACAGCCGCCGGCTGGACACGGTCCATAACAGCTTCCACATCAACGGCCTTCCGGCCGCTTTTGAAGGTTACCGTATCCTGCAACTGACCGACCTCCATGTGGATATGGACGAAGCCAACCTGCAGGCGGTTATCAACCGGATCCAGCCACTCGAATACGACCTGTGCGTACTGACCGGCGACTACCGTCGCCTGACCTGGGGGCCAATTGAAGATGCCATGGCGGGCATGGCAAAGCTACGGGGCGCCATTCGGGGCAAGGCCTATGCGGTTTTGGGCAATCACGACAGTGTGCGCATGGTGCCCGGCCTTGAAGACATGGGGTACCACCTGTTGATGAACGAGCATGCCGTGCTGCAGAGAGGCGATGAGAAACTCTACCTGGCAGGCGTGGATGATGCCCATTTCTACAAGGTTCACAATCTTCACAAGGCCGGTGACGAAATTCCGGCAGGCGGCATCAGCCTGTTGCTCAGCCACACCCCGGAAATCTGGCGGGAAGCCGCCCATGCCGGCTACGACGTTTTCCTCTGCGGCCATACCCATGGTGGCCAGATCTGCCTGCCTGGCGGGTTTCCGGTCACCCTGGATTCCGACTGCCCACGGGAACTGGGTCGAGGGTACTGGCGCCGCAACGGCATGCAGGGGTATACCTCTCCGGGAACCGGCACCTCGGTGGTCAATGTGCGCCTGAACTGCCCGCCCGAGGTGACGTTGCATACGCTGACCGGCGGGCCGGGCTAG
- a CDS encoding class II fumarate hydratase — MTNFRTEKDSLGDVHVPENALWGAQTQRAVENFPVSGQPMPPAFIAAVVRVKQAAADANASLGLLDNEVRDAIVAAGNRILEGECADQFPVDRYQTGSGTSTNMNVNEVIAALAAQEGVEIHPNDHVNMSQSSNDVIPTAIHVSAVTGVHERLIPALTHLCGVIYEREALFSEQVKTGRTHLMDAMPVTLGQELRTWREQLLAAEKRLAAAADDLLQVPQGGTAVGTGVNALHEFPEQFVKFLKSNTSYHFHSLEHKFVGQSAIDAPVALSSQLRGLAIVLTKIANDLRWMNSGPIHGLAEISLPALQPGSSIMPGKVNPVIPESVAMVGAQVMGLDSSIAIAGQSGNFQLNVMLPLVGANLLDMIELLSNASTILGDKAIRDFTVNSDHLNAAVGKNPVLVTALNPEIGYSLASDIAKEAYQSGRPVIDVAEERSGLDRDRLEELMDPLKLTKGGVS; from the coding sequence ATGACCAATTTCAGGACGGAAAAGGACAGTCTGGGAGACGTCCATGTGCCCGAGAATGCTCTCTGGGGAGCCCAGACCCAGCGAGCCGTGGAGAATTTCCCGGTCAGTGGTCAGCCCATGCCGCCCGCCTTTATCGCTGCGGTTGTTCGCGTAAAACAGGCGGCCGCCGATGCCAATGCCAGCCTTGGGCTGCTGGACAACGAAGTGCGTGACGCCATCGTGGCGGCAGGAAATCGAATATTGGAGGGTGAGTGCGCCGACCAGTTTCCCGTTGACCGCTACCAGACCGGCTCTGGTACCAGCACCAACATGAATGTGAACGAGGTGATCGCTGCCCTGGCTGCACAGGAAGGTGTCGAGATTCATCCCAACGATCACGTCAACATGAGCCAGAGTTCCAACGATGTGATTCCAACGGCGATTCATGTCAGTGCCGTCACCGGGGTTCACGAACGTCTGATACCGGCACTAACGCACCTTTGCGGCGTTATTTACGAGCGCGAGGCGTTGTTTTCAGAGCAGGTCAAAACCGGCCGTACCCATCTGATGGATGCCATGCCTGTTACTCTGGGCCAGGAGTTGCGAACCTGGCGGGAGCAGTTGCTGGCCGCAGAAAAGCGGCTGGCCGCTGCCGCCGACGATTTGCTCCAGGTGCCTCAGGGCGGAACCGCGGTGGGTACCGGCGTGAATGCCCTGCATGAGTTCCCGGAACAGTTCGTCAAATTTCTGAAATCCAATACCAGCTATCATTTCCACTCGCTGGAGCACAAGTTTGTCGGGCAAAGTGCCATTGATGCGCCGGTTGCGCTGTCGTCACAGCTCCGGGGCCTGGCCATTGTGCTCACCAAAATCGCCAATGACCTGCGCTGGATGAACAGTGGTCCCATTCATGGTCTGGCAGAAATCAGCCTGCCGGCATTACAGCCGGGCAGCAGCATCATGCCGGGCAAGGTGAACCCGGTGATACCGGAGTCGGTGGCCATGGTGGGTGCACAGGTCATGGGCCTGGACAGCAGCATTGCCATTGCCGGCCAGTCAGGCAACTTCCAGCTGAACGTGATGCTGCCACTGGTAGGCGCCAACCTGCTGGACATGATCGAACTGCTGAGTAATGCGTCCACCATCCTCGGCGATAAGGCTATTCGCGATTTCACCGTGAATTCCGATCACCTGAACGCAGCGGTGGGCAAGAACCCGGTGCTGGTCACGGCGCTGAATCCCGAGATCGGTTACAGCCTGGCTTCTGATATTGCCAAGGAAGCCTACCAGAGTGGAAGGCCGGTGATTGACGTTGCGGAAGAGCGCAGCGGTCTTGACCGGGACAGACTCGAGGAATTGATGGATCCCCTGAAACTGACCAAAGGCGGCGTGTCCTGA
- a CDS encoding calcium/sodium antiporter has product MLMAIAAIIAGLVLLVWSADRFIEGAAATAKHLGMPSLLIGMVIIGFGTSAPELAVSAMAALDGNPGLALGNAYGSNITNIAVIVGLTAVIAPIAVHSQVVRKELPLLLVLTAIAGYQLIDGELTRLDGWVLLAVFAVVMGWSIYQGIQGKGDSLIGETESELVAHPMPLKIAVTWLVVGLVLLLVSSRMLVWGAVFIAQSLGVSDLIIGLTIVAIGTSLPELASALAAVKKNEHDLILGNIVGSGIFNTLAVVGLAATIEPLVVDMEVLYRDWTLMAALTIGLLVMSFGFAGKPRIITRPEGLLLLMVYVGYAGYLASTVIR; this is encoded by the coding sequence ATGCTAATGGCAATTGCAGCAATCATCGCAGGCCTGGTTCTTCTGGTCTGGAGTGCTGACCGTTTTATCGAGGGCGCAGCAGCCACGGCCAAGCACCTGGGCATGCCATCATTGCTCATAGGCATGGTGATTATCGGATTCGGCACCTCTGCACCGGAGCTGGCGGTGTCTGCCATGGCAGCACTGGACGGCAACCCCGGGCTGGCACTGGGCAACGCCTATGGTTCGAACATCACCAATATTGCCGTGATCGTCGGGCTTACTGCGGTGATCGCCCCGATTGCGGTGCATTCCCAGGTGGTCCGTAAAGAGTTGCCATTACTGCTGGTTCTGACAGCCATTGCCGGCTACCAGCTCATTGATGGCGAACTGACACGGCTTGATGGCTGGGTCCTTCTGGCGGTGTTTGCGGTTGTCATGGGTTGGTCGATTTACCAGGGAATTCAGGGCAAAGGCGACTCATTGATAGGCGAGACCGAGTCAGAGCTGGTTGCCCATCCGATGCCGCTGAAGATCGCGGTCACCTGGCTGGTTGTTGGCCTGGTTCTGCTACTGGTCAGTTCTCGCATGCTGGTCTGGGGAGCGGTATTCATAGCCCAGAGCCTCGGCGTCAGTGACCTGATTATCGGACTGACCATTGTCGCTATAGGCACCTCACTGCCAGAACTGGCATCTGCCCTGGCAGCAGTCAAGAAAAACGAGCACGACCTGATACTGGGCAATATTGTGGGCTCGGGTATTTTCAATACGCTGGCGGTTGTCGGACTGGCTGCGACCATCGAGCCGCTGGTTGTGGATATGGAAGTGCTCTACCGCGACTGGACATTGATGGCAGCCCTGACCATCGGCCTTCTGGTAATGAGCTTTGGCTTTGCCGGCAAGCCCCGGATCATCACCCGGCCGGAGGGCCTGCTACTTCTGATGGTGTACGTCGGCTACGCCGGCTATCTGGCGTCTACGGTTATTCGCTGA
- a CDS encoding carboxylate--amine ligase, producing the protein MSEQKFDSNKGYVALLGWSLNAIEAADKFDRRYVVVAPDWAEAYCKEHDIPYVPWNFERLNDRSVEIAQTLKEMGVNVAIPLFEETVEWAGAINSVLMDQPKLFGQSLLLRDKALMKRRAQLGGIRVGIFEEAHDKDDVVRFLKRVNQTLLKLDGDPNDPIHLKAFDKAGCLGHRVIRTPDEVDTIPEEEFPVLMESHLDGWEFAVEAWVHNGKIAFLNISEYVTLGYSVFVPATPDLEHYREQITREIEKLIKTFDIEFGFIHPEYFVTSDSTMYFGEVAYRPPGFKVFELLERAYGFNAYQALIMTFDPKTTEEEVKAFFPKEVVDAKGYAGCFGVYPRRRVVSKLEMPEETENHEYFESHELTPPMEETVTKRTAFGTHWGLIYFFGEDPYVMRDLLKHQEELDFYV; encoded by the coding sequence ATGAGCGAGCAGAAGTTCGATTCGAATAAAGGTTATGTTGCACTCCTGGGCTGGAGCCTGAACGCGATCGAGGCCGCGGACAAATTTGACCGCCGTTACGTCGTAGTGGCCCCCGATTGGGCCGAGGCCTACTGCAAAGAACACGATATTCCTTATGTTCCCTGGAACTTCGAGCGCCTGAACGACCGTTCTGTTGAGATTGCCCAGACCCTCAAGGAGATGGGCGTGAACGTGGCGATCCCGCTGTTCGAGGAAACCGTGGAGTGGGCCGGCGCCATCAACTCGGTATTGATGGACCAGCCCAAACTGTTTGGCCAGTCCCTGTTGCTGCGGGACAAGGCATTGATGAAGCGCCGCGCCCAGTTGGGCGGTATCCGTGTGGGCATCTTTGAAGAAGCTCACGACAAGGATGACGTTGTCCGTTTCCTCAAGCGTGTAAACCAGACGCTGCTGAAGCTGGATGGTGACCCCAATGACCCGATCCACCTGAAGGCGTTCGACAAGGCCGGCTGCCTGGGTCACCGGGTTATCCGTACCCCGGACGAAGTGGATACCATCCCCGAGGAAGAGTTTCCGGTGTTGATGGAATCCCACCTGGACGGATGGGAATTCGCCGTTGAGGCCTGGGTCCATAACGGCAAGATCGCATTCCTGAACATTTCGGAATACGTCACGCTGGGTTACTCCGTATTCGTGCCGGCCACGCCAGACCTGGAGCATTACCGGGAGCAGATTACCCGAGAAATTGAGAAGCTGATCAAGACCTTCGACATCGAATTCGGCTTTATCCACCCCGAGTACTTTGTCACCAGTGACAGCACCATGTACTTCGGTGAAGTGGCTTATCGGCCGCCGGGCTTCAAGGTGTTCGAGTTGCTTGAGCGCGCCTATGGCTTCAACGCCTATCAGGCATTGATCATGACCTTCGACCCGAAAACCACGGAAGAAGAGGTCAAGGCCTTCTTTCCGAAAGAAGTGGTGGATGCCAAGGGCTATGCCGGCTGCTTCGGTGTTTATCCCCGTCGCCGCGTGGTCAGCAAGCTGGAAATGCCGGAGGAGACCGAGAACCACGAGTATTTCGAGTCTCACGAGCTGACCCCACCCATGGAGGAAACCGTCACCAAGCGTACCGCCTTCGGCACGCACTGGGGCCTGATCTACTTCTTCGGCGAAGACCCCTATGTGATGAGAGATTTGCTGAAACATCAGGAAGAACTGGATTTCTATGTATAA
- the msrA gene encoding peptide-methionine (S)-S-oxide reductase MsrA, giving the protein MSTSCNIPGLNVPKSRFPDPEHDLPAGDSSEQHVVLGGGCFWCVEAVFLAVNGVTGVESGYAGGSADTANYEAVCSGQTGHAEVVDVRYDPQTVSFGEILKVFLSVAHDPTQLNRQGNDRGTQYRSAIFYETEDQKRVAEDYIRQLNAAGIYDDPVVTSLEPLEAFYPAEEYHQNFAARNPYQPYIMAVAAPKMEKLVDTFGDRLKPGYTGNDIA; this is encoded by the coding sequence ATGTCGACATCCTGCAATATTCCCGGCCTGAACGTACCGAAAAGCCGCTTCCCGGACCCCGAACACGATTTGCCCGCCGGGGACTCCAGCGAGCAACACGTCGTGCTTGGCGGGGGCTGTTTCTGGTGTGTGGAGGCGGTTTTCCTGGCGGTAAATGGTGTTACCGGCGTTGAGTCTGGCTATGCTGGCGGCAGTGCGGATACCGCGAACTACGAAGCAGTATGCAGCGGCCAGACCGGGCACGCTGAAGTGGTTGATGTGCGATACGACCCGCAAACCGTCAGCTTTGGGGAGATCCTCAAAGTATTTTTGTCTGTGGCTCACGATCCCACTCAGCTCAATCGGCAGGGTAATGACCGCGGCACCCAGTACCGTTCCGCGATTTTCTACGAGACCGAGGACCAGAAACGGGTGGCTGAGGATTACATCCGTCAGCTGAATGCCGCTGGCATCTACGATGATCCGGTCGTAACCAGCCTGGAGCCACTGGAAGCATTCTATCCTGCAGAGGAATACCACCAGAACTTTGCGGCCCGAAATCCCTATCAGCCATACATCATGGCTGTTGCAGCACCAAAGATGGAAAAGCTTGTGGACACATTTGGTGATCGGCTGAAACCCGGTTATACCGGCAACGATATTGCCTGA
- a CDS encoding CDP-archaeol synthase: MLLSLELFVMLVLANGAPVVTARVFGRRWSAPVDGGRLWRDGRPLLGNSKTWRGVVSGTLACGLFALIIGMGLLFGLVFGLLGLIGDMISSFIKRRAGLDSSARALGLDQIPEALLPMILAWYWLGLNGLVVAGVVVLFTISNIVLSPLLFRLGIRHQPH; encoded by the coding sequence TTGCTGTTATCTCTCGAGCTCTTCGTGATGCTGGTGCTGGCAAATGGGGCGCCAGTGGTTACGGCCCGGGTGTTCGGCCGGCGCTGGTCCGCCCCCGTTGATGGCGGCAGACTGTGGCGGGATGGGCGACCGCTGCTGGGGAACAGTAAAACCTGGCGAGGTGTGGTGTCCGGCACGCTCGCCTGTGGCCTGTTTGCGCTGATAATCGGTATGGGGTTGCTGTTTGGCCTGGTCTTCGGATTGCTGGGGCTGATCGGGGACATGATCAGCAGCTTCATCAAGCGCCGTGCCGGCCTGGACTCCAGTGCCCGGGCCTTGGGGCTGGACCAGATACCCGAAGCACTGTTGCCGATGATCCTGGCATGGTATTGGCTGGGCCTGAACGGGCTTGTGGTGGCGGGTGTTGTGGTGCTTTTTACCATCTCCAATATCGTGCTGTCACCACTGCTGTTCCGGCTGGGCATACGTCACCAGCCCCACTGA
- a CDS encoding exopolysaccharide biosynthesis protein produces MEKTRNDATNLQQLLGQIRESAGSSGQVSVNDILSGVGERSFGPVLLLAGLITLAPLIGDIPGVPTILGLIVLLTLGQLLFQRHSIWLPTWISQRSVPRNKLLKGLDWLQKPARFLDRWTGPRLVFLVDGPGLYVMATLCMLVAMAMPAMEVVPFSANGAGAALMAFGLAIVARDGLLAVVATSLTLLTGWFVITGLMG; encoded by the coding sequence ATGGAGAAGACCCGCAACGACGCCACCAACCTGCAACAACTGCTGGGCCAGATCCGCGAGTCAGCGGGCAGTTCCGGGCAGGTGTCGGTGAACGACATCCTCAGTGGTGTGGGCGAGCGTTCCTTCGGGCCGGTGTTGTTGCTGGCGGGGCTGATAACACTGGCGCCGTTGATTGGCGATATTCCCGGTGTGCCAACGATTCTGGGGTTGATCGTTCTGCTTACCCTGGGCCAGCTGCTGTTCCAAAGGCATTCCATCTGGTTGCCAACGTGGATTTCCCAGCGCTCGGTTCCCCGCAACAAACTGCTGAAGGGGCTGGACTGGCTGCAAAAGCCTGCTCGGTTTCTGGACCGGTGGACGGGACCACGGCTGGTGTTCCTGGTGGATGGCCCCGGTCTTTATGTTATGGCCACTCTGTGCATGTTGGTTGCCATGGCAATGCCGGCAATGGAGGTAGTGCCCTTCAGTGCCAATGGCGCCGGAGCGGCGCTGATGGCGTTCGGACTGGCGATTGTCGCGCGGGACGGACTGCTGGCAGTTGTGGCAACCTCGCTTACGTTGCTGACCGGATGGTTCGTGATTACCGGCCTGATGGGCTAG